In the Acropora muricata isolate sample 2 chromosome 10, ASM3666990v1, whole genome shotgun sequence genome, one interval contains:
- the LOC136931900 gene encoding uncharacterized protein, whose translation MIRCSRYLRITVAILFAVLVTLAQYDFLGSIGRLRFQGHISSTISTGAVEDTVRTTEEGMSSARLHLIIQFPVLENLSLAKKKSVVNMRQKEFSYCLQRNLLSPHVQEVHILFERNEVIRFIKAQNFSMNWKLVFHFLGRRMRYKDAFGYASNVLLQKNTIIMNGDCYIDKGFELLDERILNNKTMYALTRHETPENVRYCNQKDFCGSKSTYIGSHDAWLFRLKAPFSENFLNQVDYLPNMMGIEQVLIYNLRKHEGFTLRNPCKLLHIVHYHCSNLRNYKERYINGKRVDNWNHIKRDKHVPFSDL comes from the exons ATGATCAGGTGTTCACGATATTTGCGTATAACCGTTGCTATACTTTTCGCAGTGCTCGTTACACTGGCCCAGTATGATTTTCTGGGTTCCATAGGACGCTTGCGTTTTCAGGGGCACATTTCCTCGACAATTTCAACAGGAGCAGTTGAGGACACTGTAAGAACCACGGAGGAAG GGATGTCAAGTGCTCGATTGCATTTGATTATTCAGTTTCCTGTCCTCGAAAATCTTtctcttgccaaaaaaaagtcTGTAGTTAATATGCGACAGAAAGAATTCAGTTACTGCCTCCAACGAAATTTACTCAGTCCTCAT GTACAGGAAGTTCATATCCTATTTGAACGTAACGAGGTAATTCGTTTTATCAAAGCACAGAACTTCAGCATGAACTGGAAACTGGTGTTTCATTTCCTCGGTCGGCGAATGCGGTACAAAGATGCATTTGGCTACGCCTCGAATGTCCTACTACAAAAAAATACGATAATTATGAATGGAGATTGCTACATTGATAAAGGATTTGAGCTTCTAGACGAGAGGATcttgaacaataaaacaatgtaTGCATTAACAAGACATGAGACTCCAGAAAACGTCCGCTATTGCAATCAAAAAGATTTCTGCGGCTCCAAGTCTACCTACATTGGATCCCATGATGCATGGTTGTTCCGCCTAAAAGCTCCATTTTCTGAAAACTTTCTCAATCAGGTCGACTACTTGCCAAATATGATGGGGATTGAGCAAGTTTTGATTTACAACCTAAGAAAACACGAGGGATTTACGCTAAGAAATCCATGTAAACTCCTGCATATTGTTCATTACCACTGTAGCAATCTTAGAAACTACAAAGAGAGATATATCAACGGAAAAAGAGTTGATAATTGGAATCATATTAAGCGGGATAAGCATGTCCCCTTTTCTGACCtataa